In Rhinolophus sinicus isolate RSC01 chromosome X, ASM3656204v1, whole genome shotgun sequence, a single genomic region encodes these proteins:
- the TFE3 gene encoding transcription factor E3 isoform X2: MSHAAEPARDGVEASAEGPRAVFVVLEERRPADSAQLLSLNSLLPESGIVADIELENVLDPDSFYELKSQPLPLRSSLPISLQATPATPATLSASSSAGGSRTPAMSSSSSRILLRQQLMRAQAQEQERRERREQAAASPFPGPAPASPAISVVGVSTGGHTLGRPPPAQVPREVLKVQTHLENPTRYHLQQARRQQVKQYLSTTLGPKLASQALTPPPAAASAQPLPAPEAAHATGPTGSAPNSPMALLTIGSSSEKEIDDVIDEIISLESSYNDEMLSYLPGGPAGLQLPSTLPVSGNLLDVYSSSQGVATPTITVSNSCPAELPNIKREISETEAKALLKERQKKDNHNLIERRRRFNINDRIKELGTLIPKSSDPEMRWNKGTILKASVDYIRKLQKEQQRSKDLESRQRSLEQANRSLQLRIQELELQAQIHGLPVPPTPGLLSLATTSASDSLKPEQLDVEEEGRPGTATFHAGEGPAQGTPHQQPPVPPSDALLDLHFPSDHLGDLGDPFHLGLTDILMEEEEGVGAGLSGGALSPLRAASDPLLSSVSPAVSKASSRRSSFSMEEES, translated from the exons ATGTCTCATGCAGCCGAGCCAGCTCGGGACGGCGTAGAGGCCAGCGCGGAGGGCCCTCGAGCCGTGTTCGTGGTGTTGGAAGAGCGCAGGCCGGCGGACTCGGCCCAGCTGCTCAG CCTGAACTCCTTGCTTCCGGAATCCGGGATTGTTGCTGACATCGAATTAGAAAACGTCCTTGATCCTGACAGCTTCTACGAGCTCAAAAGCCAGCCCCTACCACTACGCTCCAG CCTCCCAATATCACTGCAGGCCACACCGGCCACCCCAGCTACCCTGTCTGCATCATCTTCTGCAGGGGGCTCCCGGACCCCTGCCATGTCGTCATCTTCATCACGTATCTTGCTGCGGCAGCAGCTAATGCGGGCCCAGGCCCAGGAGCAGGAGAGGCGTGAACGTCGGGAACAGGCTGCAGCCTCTCCCTTCCCCGGTCCTGCGCCTGCCTCTCCTGCCATATCTGTGGTTGGCGTCTCTACTGGGGGCCACACATTGGGCCGTCCTCCCCCTGCTCAGGTGCCCAGGGAGGTGCTCAAG GTACAGACCCACCTGGAGAACCCAACACGCTACCACCTACAGCAGGCGCGCCGGCAGCAGGTGAAACAGTACCTGTCCACCACACTTGGGCCCAAGCTGGCTTCCCAGGCCCTCACCCCACCACCAGCGGCTGCTAGTGCCCAGCCGCTCCCTGCTCCCGAGGCTGCCCATGCTACTGGCCCCACAGGCAGCGCCCCTAACAGCCCCATGGCACTACTCACCATCGGGTCCAGCTCAGAGAAGGAG ATTGATGATGTCATTGATGAGATCATTAGCCTGGAGTCCAGTTACAACGATGAGATGCTCAGCTATCTGCCTGGAGGCCCTGCGGGGCTGCAGCTCCCCAGCACG ctgCCTGTGTCAGGGAACCTGCTGGATGTATACAGTAGTAGTCAGGGCGTGGCCACGCCCACCATCACTGTCAGCAACTCCTGCCCAGCTGAGCTGCCCAACATCAAACGGGAGATCTCTG AGACGGAGGCTAAGGCTCTTCTGAAAGAACGGCAGAAGAAGGACAATCACAACCTAA TTGAACGTCGCAGGCGATTCAACATTAACGACAGGATCAAGGAGCTGGGCACCCTCATCCCCAAGTCCAGTGACCC GGAGATGCGCTGGAATAAGGGCACCATCCTGAAAGCCTCTGTGGATTATATCCGCAAGTTGCAGAAGGAGCAGCAGCGCTCCAAGGACCTAGAGAGCCGGCAGCGGTCCCTGGAGCAAGCCAACCGCAGCCTACAGCTCCGGATTCAG GAGCTGGAACTGCAGGCTCAGATCCATGGTTTGCcggtccctcccaccccagggctgcTCTCCCTGGCCACAACTTCAGCCTCTGACAGCCTCAAGCCAGAGCAGCTGGATGTtgaggaggaggggaggccaGGCACAGCGACGTTTCATGCAGGGGAGGGGCCTGCTCAGGGTACTCCCCATCAGCAGCCCCCAGTGCCACCCTCGGATGCCCTTCTGGACCTGCACTTTCCCAGTGACCACCTGGGGGATCTGGGGGACCCTTTCCACCTGGGCCTGACGGACATTctgatggaggaggaagagggggtgggggcgggactGTCAGGGGGTGCCCTATCCCCCCTGCGGGCTGCCTCTGACCCACTACTCTCTTCGGTGTCCCCCGCTGTCTCCAAGGCCAGCAGCCGCCGCAGCAGCTTCAGCATGGAGGAGGAGTCCTGA
- the TFE3 gene encoding transcription factor E3 isoform X3, with the protein MSSSSSRILLRQQLMRAQAQEQERRERREQAAASPFPGPAPASPAISVVGVSTGGHTLGRPPPAQVPREVLKVQTHLENPTRYHLQQARRQQVKQYLSTTLGPKLASQALTPPPAAASAQPLPAPEAAHATGPTGSAPNSPMALLTIGSSSEKEIDDVIDEIISLESSYNDEMLSYLPGGPAGLQLPSTLPVSGNLLDVYSSSQGVATPTITVSNSCPAELPNIKREISDPDHPHSLPETEAKALLKERQKKDNHNLIERRRRFNINDRIKELGTLIPKSSDPEMRWNKGTILKASVDYIRKLQKEQQRSKDLESRQRSLEQANRSLQLRIQELELQAQIHGLPVPPTPGLLSLATTSASDSLKPEQLDVEEEGRPGTATFHAGEGPAQGTPHQQPPVPPSDALLDLHFPSDHLGDLGDPFHLGLTDILMEEEEGVGAGLSGGALSPLRAASDPLLSSVSPAVSKASSRRSSFSMEEES; encoded by the exons ATGTCGTCATCTTCATCACGTATCTTGCTGCGGCAGCAGCTAATGCGGGCCCAGGCCCAGGAGCAGGAGAGGCGTGAACGTCGGGAACAGGCTGCAGCCTCTCCCTTCCCCGGTCCTGCGCCTGCCTCTCCTGCCATATCTGTGGTTGGCGTCTCTACTGGGGGCCACACATTGGGCCGTCCTCCCCCTGCTCAGGTGCCCAGGGAGGTGCTCAAG GTACAGACCCACCTGGAGAACCCAACACGCTACCACCTACAGCAGGCGCGCCGGCAGCAGGTGAAACAGTACCTGTCCACCACACTTGGGCCCAAGCTGGCTTCCCAGGCCCTCACCCCACCACCAGCGGCTGCTAGTGCCCAGCCGCTCCCTGCTCCCGAGGCTGCCCATGCTACTGGCCCCACAGGCAGCGCCCCTAACAGCCCCATGGCACTACTCACCATCGGGTCCAGCTCAGAGAAGGAG ATTGATGATGTCATTGATGAGATCATTAGCCTGGAGTCCAGTTACAACGATGAGATGCTCAGCTATCTGCCTGGAGGCCCTGCGGGGCTGCAGCTCCCCAGCACG ctgCCTGTGTCAGGGAACCTGCTGGATGTATACAGTAGTAGTCAGGGCGTGGCCACGCCCACCATCACTGTCAGCAACTCCTGCCCAGCTGAGCTGCCCAACATCAAACGGGAGATCTCTG ACCCTGACCACCCCCACTCTCTTCCAGAGACGGAGGCTAAGGCTCTTCTGAAAGAACGGCAGAAGAAGGACAATCACAACCTAA TTGAACGTCGCAGGCGATTCAACATTAACGACAGGATCAAGGAGCTGGGCACCCTCATCCCCAAGTCCAGTGACCC GGAGATGCGCTGGAATAAGGGCACCATCCTGAAAGCCTCTGTGGATTATATCCGCAAGTTGCAGAAGGAGCAGCAGCGCTCCAAGGACCTAGAGAGCCGGCAGCGGTCCCTGGAGCAAGCCAACCGCAGCCTACAGCTCCGGATTCAG GAGCTGGAACTGCAGGCTCAGATCCATGGTTTGCcggtccctcccaccccagggctgcTCTCCCTGGCCACAACTTCAGCCTCTGACAGCCTCAAGCCAGAGCAGCTGGATGTtgaggaggaggggaggccaGGCACAGCGACGTTTCATGCAGGGGAGGGGCCTGCTCAGGGTACTCCCCATCAGCAGCCCCCAGTGCCACCCTCGGATGCCCTTCTGGACCTGCACTTTCCCAGTGACCACCTGGGGGATCTGGGGGACCCTTTCCACCTGGGCCTGACGGACATTctgatggaggaggaagagggggtgggggcgggactGTCAGGGGGTGCCCTATCCCCCCTGCGGGCTGCCTCTGACCCACTACTCTCTTCGGTGTCCCCCGCTGTCTCCAAGGCCAGCAGCCGCCGCAGCAGCTTCAGCATGGAGGAGGAGTCCTGA
- the TFE3 gene encoding transcription factor E3 isoform X4, giving the protein MSSSSSRILLRQQLMRAQAQEQERRERREQAAASPFPGPAPASPAISVVGVSTGGHTLGRPPPAQVPREVLKVQTHLENPTRYHLQQARRQQVKQYLSTTLGPKLASQALTPPPAAASAQPLPAPEAAHATGPTGSAPNSPMALLTIGSSSEKEIDDVIDEIISLESSYNDEMLSYLPGGPAGLQLPSTLPVSGNLLDVYSSSQGVATPTITVSNSCPAELPNIKREISETEAKALLKERQKKDNHNLIERRRRFNINDRIKELGTLIPKSSDPEMRWNKGTILKASVDYIRKLQKEQQRSKDLESRQRSLEQANRSLQLRIQELELQAQIHGLPVPPTPGLLSLATTSASDSLKPEQLDVEEEGRPGTATFHAGEGPAQGTPHQQPPVPPSDALLDLHFPSDHLGDLGDPFHLGLTDILMEEEEGVGAGLSGGALSPLRAASDPLLSSVSPAVSKASSRRSSFSMEEES; this is encoded by the exons ATGTCGTCATCTTCATCACGTATCTTGCTGCGGCAGCAGCTAATGCGGGCCCAGGCCCAGGAGCAGGAGAGGCGTGAACGTCGGGAACAGGCTGCAGCCTCTCCCTTCCCCGGTCCTGCGCCTGCCTCTCCTGCCATATCTGTGGTTGGCGTCTCTACTGGGGGCCACACATTGGGCCGTCCTCCCCCTGCTCAGGTGCCCAGGGAGGTGCTCAAG GTACAGACCCACCTGGAGAACCCAACACGCTACCACCTACAGCAGGCGCGCCGGCAGCAGGTGAAACAGTACCTGTCCACCACACTTGGGCCCAAGCTGGCTTCCCAGGCCCTCACCCCACCACCAGCGGCTGCTAGTGCCCAGCCGCTCCCTGCTCCCGAGGCTGCCCATGCTACTGGCCCCACAGGCAGCGCCCCTAACAGCCCCATGGCACTACTCACCATCGGGTCCAGCTCAGAGAAGGAG ATTGATGATGTCATTGATGAGATCATTAGCCTGGAGTCCAGTTACAACGATGAGATGCTCAGCTATCTGCCTGGAGGCCCTGCGGGGCTGCAGCTCCCCAGCACG ctgCCTGTGTCAGGGAACCTGCTGGATGTATACAGTAGTAGTCAGGGCGTGGCCACGCCCACCATCACTGTCAGCAACTCCTGCCCAGCTGAGCTGCCCAACATCAAACGGGAGATCTCTG AGACGGAGGCTAAGGCTCTTCTGAAAGAACGGCAGAAGAAGGACAATCACAACCTAA TTGAACGTCGCAGGCGATTCAACATTAACGACAGGATCAAGGAGCTGGGCACCCTCATCCCCAAGTCCAGTGACCC GGAGATGCGCTGGAATAAGGGCACCATCCTGAAAGCCTCTGTGGATTATATCCGCAAGTTGCAGAAGGAGCAGCAGCGCTCCAAGGACCTAGAGAGCCGGCAGCGGTCCCTGGAGCAAGCCAACCGCAGCCTACAGCTCCGGATTCAG GAGCTGGAACTGCAGGCTCAGATCCATGGTTTGCcggtccctcccaccccagggctgcTCTCCCTGGCCACAACTTCAGCCTCTGACAGCCTCAAGCCAGAGCAGCTGGATGTtgaggaggaggggaggccaGGCACAGCGACGTTTCATGCAGGGGAGGGGCCTGCTCAGGGTACTCCCCATCAGCAGCCCCCAGTGCCACCCTCGGATGCCCTTCTGGACCTGCACTTTCCCAGTGACCACCTGGGGGATCTGGGGGACCCTTTCCACCTGGGCCTGACGGACATTctgatggaggaggaagagggggtgggggcgggactGTCAGGGGGTGCCCTATCCCCCCTGCGGGCTGCCTCTGACCCACTACTCTCTTCGGTGTCCCCCGCTGTCTCCAAGGCCAGCAGCCGCCGCAGCAGCTTCAGCATGGAGGAGGAGTCCTGA
- the TFE3 gene encoding transcription factor E3 isoform X1 codes for MSHAAEPARDGVEASAEGPRAVFVVLEERRPADSAQLLSLNSLLPESGIVADIELENVLDPDSFYELKSQPLPLRSSLPISLQATPATPATLSASSSAGGSRTPAMSSSSSRILLRQQLMRAQAQEQERRERREQAAASPFPGPAPASPAISVVGVSTGGHTLGRPPPAQVPREVLKVQTHLENPTRYHLQQARRQQVKQYLSTTLGPKLASQALTPPPAAASAQPLPAPEAAHATGPTGSAPNSPMALLTIGSSSEKEIDDVIDEIISLESSYNDEMLSYLPGGPAGLQLPSTLPVSGNLLDVYSSSQGVATPTITVSNSCPAELPNIKREISDPDHPHSLPETEAKALLKERQKKDNHNLIERRRRFNINDRIKELGTLIPKSSDPEMRWNKGTILKASVDYIRKLQKEQQRSKDLESRQRSLEQANRSLQLRIQELELQAQIHGLPVPPTPGLLSLATTSASDSLKPEQLDVEEEGRPGTATFHAGEGPAQGTPHQQPPVPPSDALLDLHFPSDHLGDLGDPFHLGLTDILMEEEEGVGAGLSGGALSPLRAASDPLLSSVSPAVSKASSRRSSFSMEEES; via the exons ATGTCTCATGCAGCCGAGCCAGCTCGGGACGGCGTAGAGGCCAGCGCGGAGGGCCCTCGAGCCGTGTTCGTGGTGTTGGAAGAGCGCAGGCCGGCGGACTCGGCCCAGCTGCTCAG CCTGAACTCCTTGCTTCCGGAATCCGGGATTGTTGCTGACATCGAATTAGAAAACGTCCTTGATCCTGACAGCTTCTACGAGCTCAAAAGCCAGCCCCTACCACTACGCTCCAG CCTCCCAATATCACTGCAGGCCACACCGGCCACCCCAGCTACCCTGTCTGCATCATCTTCTGCAGGGGGCTCCCGGACCCCTGCCATGTCGTCATCTTCATCACGTATCTTGCTGCGGCAGCAGCTAATGCGGGCCCAGGCCCAGGAGCAGGAGAGGCGTGAACGTCGGGAACAGGCTGCAGCCTCTCCCTTCCCCGGTCCTGCGCCTGCCTCTCCTGCCATATCTGTGGTTGGCGTCTCTACTGGGGGCCACACATTGGGCCGTCCTCCCCCTGCTCAGGTGCCCAGGGAGGTGCTCAAG GTACAGACCCACCTGGAGAACCCAACACGCTACCACCTACAGCAGGCGCGCCGGCAGCAGGTGAAACAGTACCTGTCCACCACACTTGGGCCCAAGCTGGCTTCCCAGGCCCTCACCCCACCACCAGCGGCTGCTAGTGCCCAGCCGCTCCCTGCTCCCGAGGCTGCCCATGCTACTGGCCCCACAGGCAGCGCCCCTAACAGCCCCATGGCACTACTCACCATCGGGTCCAGCTCAGAGAAGGAG ATTGATGATGTCATTGATGAGATCATTAGCCTGGAGTCCAGTTACAACGATGAGATGCTCAGCTATCTGCCTGGAGGCCCTGCGGGGCTGCAGCTCCCCAGCACG ctgCCTGTGTCAGGGAACCTGCTGGATGTATACAGTAGTAGTCAGGGCGTGGCCACGCCCACCATCACTGTCAGCAACTCCTGCCCAGCTGAGCTGCCCAACATCAAACGGGAGATCTCTG ACCCTGACCACCCCCACTCTCTTCCAGAGACGGAGGCTAAGGCTCTTCTGAAAGAACGGCAGAAGAAGGACAATCACAACCTAA TTGAACGTCGCAGGCGATTCAACATTAACGACAGGATCAAGGAGCTGGGCACCCTCATCCCCAAGTCCAGTGACCC GGAGATGCGCTGGAATAAGGGCACCATCCTGAAAGCCTCTGTGGATTATATCCGCAAGTTGCAGAAGGAGCAGCAGCGCTCCAAGGACCTAGAGAGCCGGCAGCGGTCCCTGGAGCAAGCCAACCGCAGCCTACAGCTCCGGATTCAG GAGCTGGAACTGCAGGCTCAGATCCATGGTTTGCcggtccctcccaccccagggctgcTCTCCCTGGCCACAACTTCAGCCTCTGACAGCCTCAAGCCAGAGCAGCTGGATGTtgaggaggaggggaggccaGGCACAGCGACGTTTCATGCAGGGGAGGGGCCTGCTCAGGGTACTCCCCATCAGCAGCCCCCAGTGCCACCCTCGGATGCCCTTCTGGACCTGCACTTTCCCAGTGACCACCTGGGGGATCTGGGGGACCCTTTCCACCTGGGCCTGACGGACATTctgatggaggaggaagagggggtgggggcgggactGTCAGGGGGTGCCCTATCCCCCCTGCGGGCTGCCTCTGACCCACTACTCTCTTCGGTGTCCCCCGCTGTCTCCAAGGCCAGCAGCCGCCGCAGCAGCTTCAGCATGGAGGAGGAGTCCTGA